In Streptomyces sp. NBC_00878, a single window of DNA contains:
- a CDS encoding amidohydrolase, translated as MSESTATPRTVLLRGGEVHSPADPFATAMVVERGQVAWVGSEGAADAFADGVDEVVDLEGALVTPAFTDAHVHTTATGLALTGLDLSAARTLTEAIALVRDFAAARPADRVLLGHGWDASRWPERRHPRRDELDEATGGRPLYLSRIDVHSAVVTTALLDMAPGVRRAVGFEDGEPLTRDAHHAVRAAAFAAVTPEQRTEAQRAALKQAASLGIGSVHECAGPEISSEDDFTGLLRLAAREAGPRVVGYWAEHGEEGVAKAQALGAVGAAGDLFVDGALGSHTACLHEPYTDAGHTGTAYLDAVAVAAHVVACTEEGLQAGFHAIGDAAVTSVVDGVRAAAEKVGLARVRAARHRVEHAEMLTPETIAAFAELGLTVSVQPAFDTLWGGEDGMYAERLGAERARALNPFAALLRAGVPLAFGSDSPVTPLDPWGTVRAAAFHRTPEHRVSVRAAFTAHTRGGWRAVGRDDAGLLVPGAPADYAVWRTDELVVQAPDDRVARWSTDPRSGTPGLPDLTPGARLPVCLRTVVGGRTVFVRPDE; from the coding sequence ATGAGTGAGAGCACCGCCACCCCCCGAACCGTGTTGCTGCGCGGCGGAGAGGTGCACAGCCCCGCCGACCCGTTCGCCACCGCGATGGTCGTGGAACGCGGGCAGGTCGCCTGGGTCGGCTCCGAGGGCGCTGCCGACGCGTTCGCGGACGGCGTCGACGAGGTGGTGGACCTCGAAGGGGCGCTCGTCACCCCGGCGTTCACCGACGCGCACGTGCACACCACGGCCACCGGCCTCGCCCTCACCGGCCTCGACCTGTCCGCCGCCCGCACCCTCACCGAGGCGATCGCCCTCGTACGGGACTTCGCGGCTGCCCGCCCCGCCGACCGGGTACTCCTCGGCCACGGCTGGGACGCGTCCCGCTGGCCCGAGCGGCGGCATCCGAGGCGGGACGAGCTGGACGAGGCCACCGGCGGACGCCCGCTCTACCTCAGCCGGATCGACGTCCACTCGGCCGTCGTCACCACGGCTCTCCTTGACATGGCGCCGGGCGTACGCCGGGCGGTCGGCTTCGAGGACGGCGAACCGCTCACCCGCGACGCCCATCACGCCGTACGCGCCGCCGCGTTCGCAGCCGTTACGCCGGAGCAGCGCACCGAGGCCCAGCGTGCCGCGCTGAAGCAGGCAGCCTCGCTCGGTATCGGCTCCGTGCACGAGTGCGCGGGCCCGGAGATCTCCTCCGAGGACGACTTCACCGGGCTGCTGCGGCTCGCGGCGAGGGAAGCAGGACCCCGGGTCGTCGGCTACTGGGCCGAACACGGAGAGGAGGGCGTGGCGAAGGCGCAGGCACTGGGAGCGGTCGGCGCGGCGGGCGACCTCTTCGTGGACGGCGCCCTCGGCTCGCACACGGCCTGCCTCCACGAGCCGTACACCGACGCGGGCCACACCGGCACCGCCTACCTGGACGCCGTCGCCGTCGCCGCCCATGTGGTGGCATGTACCGAGGAGGGCCTTCAGGCGGGCTTCCACGCCATCGGGGACGCCGCGGTGACCTCCGTGGTCGACGGAGTCCGTGCCGCGGCGGAGAAGGTCGGCCTGGCCCGCGTCCGTGCCGCCCGGCACCGCGTCGAACACGCCGAGATGCTCACCCCGGAGACGATCGCCGCCTTCGCCGAACTCGGCCTCACCGTCTCCGTCCAGCCGGCGTTCGACACGCTGTGGGGCGGCGAGGACGGCATGTACGCCGAGCGCCTCGGCGCCGAGCGGGCCCGGGCGCTCAATCCGTTCGCGGCCCTGCTGCGGGCCGGGGTGCCGCTCGCCTTCGGCTCCGACAGTCCCGTCACACCGCTCGACCCGTGGGGCACCGTGCGCGCCGCGGCCTTCCACCGCACCCCGGAGCACCGGGTGTCCGTGCGCGCCGCGTTCACGGCGCATACGCGGGGCGGCTGGCGGGCGGTCGGCCGCGACGACGCGGGACTCCTGGTACCCGGCGCGCCCGCGGACTACGCCGTGTGGCGCACCGACGAGCTCGTCGTCCAGGCCCCGGACGACAGGGTCGCCCGCTGGTCGACCGACCCCCGCTCCGGTACCCCCGGACTGCCCGACCTCACGCCCGGCGCGCGACTGCCCGTCTGCCTGCGCACCGTGGTGGGCGGTCGGACGGTATTCGTACGGCCGGACGAGTGA
- a CDS encoding HEAT repeat domain-containing protein has product MFDPVIAPSGTLLGLLQRGRGDGTLHALTAPRAEALAALNHCVLRDPRHDWQVENRSLYYARLFLDLSGELDEIEAHLFDADDVLDTDESRTGLALAVLGHLASYGRRDALELLRRYAACGANWAWALDELALRDDDAGLRALAAPVLARFPADPEGEAELAVVVRDSFEPRPWRLWAEDPRESIGTRVRAAQESGSFDRWQRQMRPSGPRPEWSVRAVFEWAQQGVERGAALHVPAARCLTAVAGPEDRPEIVEAARTGDDGARCTALRYLADSQDPDVLDLIEAAQAAASRLVVDAAVDAFERMRSIAAVERARGWVHRPDALGEAAGRVLACRGGVPDRDLVLGALREAVRGDGPDAPTLWTLVDGAGRLGIANAAPVLRHVYRETASSHLRGRAARALAATDPSFPAGFAVECLWDCEESTREVAARHAETADARVVDQLRRLAADPAEEAEVQTAVRSRIGPDASAV; this is encoded by the coding sequence ATGTTCGATCCGGTCATAGCGCCCAGCGGTACGCTGCTCGGCCTGCTCCAGAGGGGCCGCGGCGACGGCACGCTGCACGCGCTCACCGCCCCGCGCGCCGAAGCGCTCGCGGCACTGAATCACTGTGTGCTGCGCGACCCCCGCCACGACTGGCAGGTGGAGAACCGCTCCCTTTACTACGCCCGTCTCTTTCTCGACCTGAGCGGTGAGCTCGACGAGATCGAGGCACACCTCTTCGACGCGGACGACGTCCTCGACACGGACGAGTCACGCACGGGCCTCGCGCTCGCCGTCCTCGGCCATCTCGCCTCGTACGGCAGGCGTGACGCGCTCGAACTGCTCCGGCGGTACGCCGCCTGCGGCGCCAACTGGGCCTGGGCCCTCGATGAACTGGCGCTGCGCGACGACGACGCGGGACTGCGCGCCCTCGCCGCTCCCGTCCTCGCCCGGTTCCCCGCCGATCCCGAGGGAGAGGCCGAACTGGCGGTCGTCGTACGGGACTCCTTCGAACCGCGGCCCTGGCGCCTGTGGGCCGAAGATCCCCGCGAATCCATCGGCACGCGCGTGCGTGCCGCTCAGGAATCCGGCTCCTTCGACCGATGGCAACGGCAGATGCGACCGTCCGGGCCCCGCCCGGAATGGAGCGTGCGGGCCGTCTTCGAGTGGGCCCAACAGGGCGTCGAACGCGGAGCGGCACTCCACGTCCCGGCCGCCCGATGCCTGACCGCCGTCGCCGGGCCCGAGGACCGCCCCGAGATCGTCGAGGCCGCCCGCACCGGAGACGACGGCGCGCGCTGCACCGCCCTGCGCTATCTCGCCGACAGCCAGGACCCCGACGTGCTCGACCTCATCGAGGCCGCCCAGGCCGCCGCCTCACGCCTCGTCGTGGACGCCGCCGTGGACGCCTTCGAACGGATGCGGTCCATCGCCGCAGTGGAGCGGGCGCGCGGCTGGGTCCACCGGCCCGACGCCCTAGGCGAGGCCGCCGGGCGCGTCCTCGCCTGCCGGGGCGGCGTCCCGGACCGTGACCTCGTCCTCGGCGCCCTCCGCGAGGCCGTACGGGGCGACGGGCCCGACGCCCCGACCCTGTGGACCCTCGTCGACGGCGCCGGACGGCTGGGCATCGCCAACGCGGCCCCCGTGCTGCGGCATGTCTACCGGGAGACCGCCTCGTCCCATCTGCGCGGGCGCGCGGCCCGCGCGCTGGCCGCCACCGACCCCTCCTTCCCCGCCGGATTCGCCGTCGAGTGCCTGTGGGACTGCGAGGAGTCCACCCGCGAGGTGGCCGCGCGACACGCCGAGACCGCGGACGCCCGGGTGGTCGACCAGCTCCGGCGGCTCGCCGCCGATCCGGCCGAGGAGGCCGAGGTACAGACCGCGGTACGCAGCCGCATCGGACCGGACGCGTCCGCCGTGTGA
- a CDS encoding glycosyltransferase family 1 protein, producing MRVVIVTESFPPDVNGVAHCALQTARHLVERGHAPVVVAPATSPKFSASLEQGGTPVGNGPDALAPCPVVRVPSLPLPGYPQVRVALPSRRVAAAITEHRADIVHLASPFVLGVRGMAAAGRLGIPAVAVYQTDLAGYARTYVHAGEAAAWRRIRSVHAAADITLAPSSAAQHDLEAHGVPRVRLWQRGVDTVRFRPEHRDDTLRRELAPNGELIIGYVGRLAPEKQVELLAGVCGLKGVRVVVVGDGPSQQNLTQTLPGAVFLGRRTGDELARIFASLDVFVHTGPFETFCQTVQEAMASGVPVVAPAAGGPLDLVAHGRTGLLVPPRDETAVRDAVRSLAADPALRAAFGAEARRTVEGRTWAAVGDQLIGHYTDVLSGRAVVAA from the coding sequence ATGCGTGTCGTCATCGTGACCGAATCCTTTCCCCCCGATGTGAACGGCGTGGCCCACTGCGCGCTCCAGACCGCCCGACACCTCGTCGAGCGCGGTCACGCCCCCGTCGTCGTCGCCCCGGCCACCTCCCCCAAGTTCTCGGCTTCGCTCGAACAGGGGGGGACCCCCGTCGGGAACGGGCCCGACGCCCTCGCGCCGTGCCCCGTCGTCCGTGTCCCCTCCCTACCGCTCCCCGGCTATCCCCAGGTCCGCGTCGCCCTCCCCAGCCGACGCGTCGCCGCCGCGATCACCGAACACCGCGCCGACATCGTCCACCTGGCCAGCCCCTTCGTCCTCGGCGTCCGCGGCATGGCCGCCGCGGGCCGGCTCGGCATCCCCGCCGTGGCCGTCTACCAGACCGATCTCGCCGGCTACGCCCGCACCTACGTGCATGCGGGCGAGGCGGCGGCCTGGCGCCGCATCCGCTCGGTCCACGCCGCCGCCGACATCACCCTCGCCCCGTCCAGCGCCGCTCAGCACGACCTGGAGGCACACGGCGTGCCCCGGGTACGGCTGTGGCAGCGCGGGGTGGACACCGTCCGTTTCCGGCCGGAACACCGGGACGACACTCTCCGCCGTGAGCTCGCCCCGAACGGCGAGCTGATCATCGGCTACGTAGGCCGTCTCGCCCCCGAGAAGCAGGTCGAACTCCTCGCCGGAGTCTGCGGCCTGAAGGGCGTACGGGTGGTCGTCGTGGGCGACGGACCCAGCCAGCAGAACCTGACGCAGACACTGCCCGGGGCCGTCTTCCTGGGGCGTCGTACCGGCGACGAACTCGCCCGGATCTTCGCCTCGCTGGACGTCTTCGTGCACACCGGCCCCTTCGAGACGTTCTGCCAGACCGTCCAGGAAGCGATGGCGAGCGGCGTCCCCGTCGTCGCACCCGCCGCCGGCGGACCGCTCGACCTGGTGGCACACGGGCGGACCGGGCTGCTGGTCCCGCCGCGCGACGAGACCGCCGTACGCGACGCCGTGCGGTCGCTCGCCGCCGACCCCGCGCTGCGGGCCGCCTTCGGCGCCGAAGCGAGGCGTACGGTCGAGGGCCGCACCTGGGCGGCCGTCGGGGACCAGCTCATCGGGCACTACACCGACGTGCTCTCCGGACGGGCGGTGGTCGCGGCATGA
- a CDS encoding ankyrin repeat domain-containing protein, with the protein MSEAPDPEVVELATKIFDLARQGQAEALVAYVDAGVPANLTNDRGDSLVMLAAYHGHADAVSALLERGAEPDRINDRGQTPLAGAVFKGEDAVIRVLLAAGADPSAGTPSAVDTARMFAKAELLELFGVH; encoded by the coding sequence ATGAGTGAAGCCCCCGACCCCGAGGTCGTGGAGCTGGCGACCAAGATCTTCGATCTGGCCCGGCAGGGGCAGGCCGAGGCGCTCGTGGCATATGTGGACGCGGGTGTTCCGGCCAACCTCACCAACGACCGGGGTGACTCGCTCGTGATGCTCGCCGCCTACCACGGCCACGCCGACGCCGTCAGCGCCCTCCTGGAGCGCGGTGCCGAGCCCGACCGCATCAACGACCGGGGGCAGACTCCGCTCGCCGGAGCCGTCTTCAAGGGCGAGGACGCCGTGATCCGGGTCCTCCTGGCCGCGGGCGCGGACCCCTCCGCGGGGACGCCCTCCGCCGTCGACACGGCTCGGATGTTCGCCAAGGCCGAACTGCTCGAACTGTTCGGCGTGCACTGA
- a CDS encoding PLP-dependent aminotransferase family protein — MAQWTSAVGAAQLARLLSSQQERPAGPGTRRPPAYRALADGIRLLVLEGRVPVAARLPAERELALSLSVSRTTVAAAYEALRAEGFLESRRGAGSWTAVPAGNPLPARGLEPLPPEALGSMIDLGCAALPAPEPWLTRAVQGALEELPPYAHTHGDYPAGLPALREMLAERYTARGIPTMPEQIMVTTGAMGAIDAICHLFAGRGERIAVESPSYANILQLMREAGARLVPVAMAEGLAGWDMDRWRQVLRDAAPRLAYVVADFHNPTGALADEDQRRRLVDAARSAGTVLIVDETMSELHLDEGFEVPRPVCGFDPAGSTVITVGSASKAFWAGMRIGWVRAAPDVIRSLVAARAYADLGTPVLEQLGVNWLLSTGGWEQAVEIRRTQARENRDALVAALRRELPGWEYDVPRGGLTLWVRTGGLSGSRLAEVGERVGVRVPSGPRFGVDGAFEGYVRLPFTVGGAVADEAAARLAAAARLVETGANGGMEAPRTFVA; from the coding sequence ATGGCGCAGTGGACCTCGGCGGTAGGTGCCGCTCAGCTCGCGCGGCTGCTCAGCTCCCAGCAGGAGCGCCCGGCGGGCCCCGGCACACGCCGTCCGCCCGCTTATCGTGCCCTCGCCGACGGCATCCGTCTGCTCGTCCTCGAAGGGCGCGTTCCCGTCGCCGCGCGGTTGCCCGCCGAGCGCGAACTCGCCCTCTCCCTCTCCGTGAGCCGCACCACCGTGGCCGCCGCCTACGAGGCGCTGCGCGCCGAAGGGTTTCTGGAGTCCCGCAGGGGAGCGGGCAGCTGGACGGCCGTACCGGCCGGGAACCCGCTGCCCGCGCGAGGCCTCGAACCCCTGCCGCCCGAGGCCCTCGGCTCCATGATCGACCTGGGCTGCGCGGCCCTGCCCGCCCCCGAGCCATGGCTGACGCGTGCCGTCCAGGGCGCGCTGGAGGAGCTCCCGCCGTACGCCCACACGCACGGCGACTATCCGGCGGGGCTGCCCGCGCTGCGCGAGATGCTCGCCGAGCGGTACACCGCGCGCGGCATCCCGACCATGCCCGAACAGATCATGGTGACGACCGGAGCCATGGGCGCCATAGACGCCATCTGTCACCTCTTCGCCGGGCGTGGCGAGCGCATCGCCGTCGAGTCGCCCTCGTACGCCAACATCCTTCAGCTGATGCGCGAGGCCGGGGCCCGGCTGGTGCCCGTCGCCATGGCCGAGGGGCTCGCGGGCTGGGACATGGACCGCTGGCGGCAGGTGCTGCGCGACGCGGCGCCCCGGCTCGCGTACGTCGTCGCGGACTTCCACAACCCGACCGGCGCGCTCGCCGACGAGGACCAGCGGCGTCGGCTCGTCGACGCGGCCCGCTCCGCCGGCACGGTGCTGATCGTGGACGAGACCATGAGCGAGCTCCATCTGGACGAGGGCTTCGAAGTGCCGCGCCCCGTCTGCGGGTTCGACCCGGCCGGGTCCACGGTCATCACGGTCGGCTCGGCCAGCAAGGCGTTCTGGGCGGGCATGCGGATCGGCTGGGTCCGGGCCGCCCCCGACGTGATCCGCAGCCTGGTCGCGGCCCGCGCGTACGCCGACCTCGGCACCCCCGTCCTGGAACAGCTCGGCGTGAACTGGCTGCTCAGTACCGGTGGCTGGGAGCAGGCGGTGGAGATCCGGCGCACCCAGGCCCGCGAGAACCGCGACGCGCTCGTGGCGGCCCTGCGTCGCGAACTGCCCGGCTGGGAGTACGACGTGCCGCGCGGCGGGCTCACGCTGTGGGTGCGTACGGGCGGTCTGTCCGGTTCGCGACTGGCCGAGGTCGGCGAGCGGGTGGGCGTGCGCGTCCCCTCCGGGCCCCGCTTCGGAGTCGACGGGGCCTTCGAGGGCTATGTACGGCTGCCGTTCACCGTCGGCGGCGCGGTCGCCGACGAAGCCGCGGCACGACTCGCCGCGGCCGCCCGACTGGTCGAAACGGGGGCGAACGGCGGAATGGAGGCACCACGCACGTTCGTGGCGTGA
- a CDS encoding MFS transporter translates to MGTDTVRERAADDAVERRREQRGWYFYDWACSVYSTSVLTVFLGPYLTSVAKAAADADGFVHPLGIPVRAGSFFAYCVSASVILSVFLMPMAGAAADRTGRKKPLLAVTAYLGAAATAGMFFLDGDRYLLGGLLLIVANASLAVSMVLYNSYLPQIAPPEERDAVSSRGWAFGYAAGALVLVANLVLYSAHDSFGVSEATAVRICLASAGIWWGAFTLVPLKRLRDRRTTTSSGTSTHGRRQLAATVRSMRRQPHTLAFLLAYLVYNDGIQTVISQASVYGSEELGLDQSTLIVAVLLVQLLAVAGALGMGRLARTYGAKRTILGSLVAWTVTLCAGYFLPAGAPVWFFVLAAGIGLVLGGSQALSRSLFSHLVPPGKEAEYFSAYEMSDRGMSWLGPLLFGLTYQLTGSYRDAIISLVAFFVLGFVLLARVPVRRAVHDAGNPVPDRI, encoded by the coding sequence GTGGGCACCGACACCGTGCGGGAACGGGCGGCCGACGACGCCGTGGAACGGCGGCGCGAACAACGCGGCTGGTACTTCTACGACTGGGCCTGCTCCGTCTACTCGACCAGCGTGCTCACCGTCTTCCTCGGCCCCTATCTGACGTCGGTCGCCAAGGCGGCGGCGGACGCGGACGGGTTCGTGCACCCGCTGGGGATCCCCGTGCGCGCCGGCTCCTTCTTCGCGTACTGCGTGTCGGCGTCCGTCATCCTGTCGGTCTTCCTGATGCCGATGGCGGGCGCGGCGGCCGACCGCACGGGCCGCAAGAAGCCGCTCCTCGCGGTCACCGCCTACCTGGGCGCGGCGGCCACCGCGGGCATGTTCTTCCTGGACGGCGACCGCTATCTGCTGGGCGGCCTCCTGCTCATCGTGGCCAACGCCTCACTGGCCGTCTCGATGGTGCTCTACAACTCCTATCTGCCGCAGATCGCCCCGCCCGAGGAGCGCGACGCCGTCTCGTCGAGGGGCTGGGCCTTCGGGTACGCGGCGGGCGCGCTGGTCCTGGTGGCGAACCTGGTCCTGTACTCGGCCCACGACAGCTTCGGCGTCTCCGAGGCGACGGCGGTCCGCATCTGCCTGGCCTCGGCCGGTATCTGGTGGGGCGCCTTCACGCTCGTACCGCTCAAACGGCTGCGCGACCGCCGCACGACGACCTCTTCGGGTACGTCCACGCACGGCCGGCGGCAGCTGGCGGCCACCGTGCGGAGCATGCGCCGCCAGCCGCACACGCTCGCCTTCCTCCTCGCCTACCTCGTCTACAACGACGGCATCCAGACGGTCATCTCGCAGGCATCCGTGTACGGATCCGAGGAGCTGGGGCTCGACCAGTCGACGCTGATCGTCGCCGTGCTGCTGGTCCAGCTGCTGGCGGTGGCCGGGGCCCTCGGGATGGGCCGACTCGCCCGGACGTACGGCGCCAAACGGACCATCCTCGGCTCACTGGTCGCCTGGACGGTGACGCTGTGCGCCGGATACTTCCTGCCCGCCGGCGCACCTGTCTGGTTCTTCGTCCTCGCGGCCGGCATCGGGCTCGTCCTCGGCGGCAGCCAGGCGCTGTCGCGGTCCTTGTTCTCGCATCTGGTGCCGCCCGGCAAAGAGGCCGAGTACTTCTCCGCGTACGAGATGAGCGACCGCGGTATGAGCTGGCTCGGCCCGCTTCTGTTCGGTCTGACGTACCAGCTGACCGGAAGTTATCGGGACGCGATCATCTCGCTGGTGGCCTTCTTCGTGCTGGGATTCGTGCTGCTCGCGAGGGTTCCGGTGCGCCGGGCGGTGCACGACGCGGGCAACCCCGTTCCGGACAGGATTTAG
- the fxsA gene encoding FxsA family membrane protein: MTHGASTPPHSVRPRRSGVLRFLPLGIAAWLVLEIWLLIVVAGATSGFTVFLLLVAGFVLGCVVIKRAGRRAFRALSETLQQQQSGVLPQGGTNSEGNGLMMLGGLLLMLPGLISDALGLLLLVPPVQKGLSRYAERTFERKMREAGAGTLGGAFQQARIHRPDGKVVPGEVIRDDESRDRRQEDAGPRPPLNG; encoded by the coding sequence ATGACGCATGGCGCTTCGACTCCGCCCCACTCCGTACGGCCCCGGCGCTCCGGCGTGCTCCGGTTCCTGCCGCTCGGCATCGCCGCATGGCTGGTGCTGGAGATCTGGCTGCTGATCGTGGTGGCGGGCGCCACGAGCGGCTTCACGGTCTTCCTGCTGCTGGTCGCCGGATTCGTTCTCGGTTGTGTGGTCATCAAGCGCGCCGGACGCCGTGCCTTCCGCGCGCTGAGCGAGACATTGCAGCAACAGCAGAGCGGGGTGCTGCCGCAGGGCGGTACGAATTCCGAGGGCAACGGTCTGATGATGCTGGGCGGGCTGCTGCTGATGCTGCCCGGGCTGATCTCCGACGCGCTGGGTCTGTTGCTGCTGGTTCCGCCGGTCCAGAAGGGGCTCAGCCGGTATGCGGAGCGGACGTTCGAGCGCAAGATGCGGGAGGCAGGCGCTGGGACGCTCGGGGGTGCCTTCCAGCAGGCACGTATCCACCGGCCTGACGGGAAGGTCGTCCCGGGCGAGGTCATCCGTGACGACGAGTCGCGGGACCGCCGTCAGGAAGACGCGGGTCCGAGGCCCCCGCTGAACGGCTGA
- a CDS encoding polyprenol monophosphomannose synthase: MNDGGGRQFGPLGTTLVIIPTFNEAENIKAIVGRVRASVPAAHVLIVDDNSPDGTGKLADELTAEDENVHVLHRKGKEGLGAAYLAGFRWGMEHGYGVLVEMDADGSHQPEELPRLLTALKGADLVLGSRWVPGGRVVNWPKSREFISRGGSLYSRVLLDVPIRDVTGGYRAFRRETLEGLGLGEVASQGYCFQVDLARRAVKAGYHVVEVPITFVERELGDSKMSRDILVEALWRVTTWGVGERADRILGRKKS; this comes from the coding sequence GTGAACGACGGCGGTGGGCGACAGTTCGGTCCGCTCGGCACGACCTTGGTGATCATTCCGACCTTCAACGAGGCGGAGAACATCAAGGCGATCGTCGGCCGCGTGCGGGCTTCCGTGCCCGCGGCGCACGTTCTGATCGTCGACGACAACAGCCCCGACGGCACCGGCAAGCTCGCCGACGAGCTGACCGCCGAGGACGAGAACGTCCACGTGCTGCACCGCAAGGGCAAGGAGGGCCTCGGCGCCGCCTACCTCGCGGGCTTCCGCTGGGGCATGGAGCACGGGTACGGCGTCCTGGTCGAGATGGACGCGGACGGCTCGCACCAGCCGGAGGAACTGCCCCGGCTGCTCACCGCGCTCAAGGGTGCCGACCTGGTGCTCGGTTCTCGCTGGGTGCCGGGCGGGCGCGTGGTCAACTGGCCCAAGTCCCGCGAGTTCATCTCGCGCGGCGGCAGCCTGTACTCGCGCGTCCTGCTCGACGTGCCGATCCGCGACGTCACCGGCGGCTACCGCGCCTTCCGCCGCGAGACCCTGGAGGGCCTCGGCCTCGGCGAGGTCGCCTCGCAGGGCTACTGCTTCCAGGTCGACCTGGCGCGGCGGGCGGTCAAGGCCGGCTATCACGTGGTCGAGGTGCCCATCACCTTCGTCGAACGCGAACTGGGCGACTCCAAGATGAGCCGCGACATCCTGGTGGAGGCCCTGTGGAGGGTGACCACGTGGGGGGTCGGGGAGCGGGCGGATCGGATCCTGGGGCGGAAGAAGTCCTGA
- a CDS encoding RNA polymerase-binding protein RbpA, which produces MSERALRGTRLVVTSYETDRGIDLAPRQAVEYACEKGHRFEMPFSVEAEIPPEWECKVCGAQALLVDGDGPEEKKAKPARTHWDMLMERRTREELEEVLEERLAVLRSGAMNIAVHPRDSRKSA; this is translated from the coding sequence ATGAGTGAGCGAGCTCTTCGCGGCACGCGCCTCGTGGTGACCAGCTACGAGACGGACCGCGGCATCGACTTGGCTCCGCGCCAGGCCGTGGAGTACGCATGCGAGAAGGGCCATCGTTTCGAGATGCCCTTCTCGGTGGAGGCGGAGATCCCGCCGGAGTGGGAGTGCAAGGTCTGCGGGGCCCAGGCACTCCTGGTGGACGGCGACGGCCCTGAGGAAAAGAAGGCCAAGCCAGCGCGTACGCATTGGGACATGCTGATGGAGCGGCGCACACGGGAGGAGCTCGAAGAGGTCCTCGAAGAGCGTTTGGCCGTGCTTCGCTCCGGAGCCATGAACATTGCGGTCCACCCTCGGGACAGCCGCAAGTCCGCGTAG
- a CDS encoding YitT family protein: MGQATIATRGHLLSTPPSGPRSGHLIRRLFQLYVGLVLYGASVALLVESDLGLAPWSVLDQGLAERTELTIGVVSIIVGAAVLLLWIPMRQRPGLGTVSNVFVVGIAMDATLALVPEAHTLGVRIPLLLAGVLLNGVATGLYIAARFGPGPRDGLMTGLHRRTGRSIRLVRTAIELAVVATGFVLGGTVGVGTALYAVAIGPLAQLFLRVFAVPSSSSGSSTVVATGQPEQAILRG; this comes from the coding sequence ATGGGTCAGGCCACTATCGCCACCAGGGGGCACCTCTTGTCCACTCCGCCGTCGGGTCCGCGTTCGGGGCACCTCATCCGCCGACTGTTCCAGCTGTACGTGGGCCTGGTGCTGTACGGCGCGAGCGTGGCCCTCCTCGTGGAGTCGGACCTGGGTCTGGCGCCCTGGAGCGTCCTGGACCAGGGCCTCGCCGAGCGGACCGAGCTGACCATCGGTGTCGTATCGATCATCGTCGGAGCCGCGGTTCTTCTCCTGTGGATCCCGATGCGTCAGCGCCCCGGCCTCGGCACGGTCTCCAACGTCTTCGTGGTCGGCATCGCGATGGACGCCACGCTCGCCCTGGTCCCGGAGGCACACACCCTCGGGGTTCGTATCCCCCTTCTCCTGGCGGGCGTCCTGCTCAACGGCGTGGCGACCGGCCTCTACATAGCGGCCCGTTTCGGTCCGGGCCCGCGCGACGGCCTGATGACGGGGCTCCACCGGCGCACCGGCCGCTCGATCCGGCTGGTGCGTACGGCCATCGAACTGGCCGTGGTGGCGACGGGCTTCGTCCTCGGCGGCACGGTCGGCGTGGGCACGGCCCTCTACGCGGTGGCCATCGGCCCGTTGGCCCAGCTCTTCCTGCGAGTGTTCGCCGTCCCCTCGTCCTCATCGGGTAGCAGCACGGTTGTTGCCACCGGGCAACCGGAGCAGGCGATACTGCGCGGGTGA
- a CDS encoding glycerophosphodiester phosphodiesterase, giving the protein MSTRIRHPYLDHPGPIAFAHRGGAADGLENTTAQFRRAVEAGYRYIETDVHATVDGKLVAFHDATLDRVTDGAGRIADLPWGDVRHARVAGAEPVPLFEELLETFPDVRWNVDIKAEPALHPLLDLIRRTGSWDRVCVGSFSEARVAHAQRLAGPRLATSYGTRGVLGLRLRSWGIPAPLRPSAVCAQVPESQSGIPVVDHRFVRAAHARGLQVHVWTVNDSARMHRLLDLGVDGIMTDHIETLRGVLEDRGTWV; this is encoded by the coding sequence GTGAGCACCCGGATACGCCACCCCTACCTCGACCATCCCGGCCCGATCGCCTTCGCCCACCGGGGCGGGGCCGCGGACGGCCTGGAGAACACCACGGCCCAGTTCCGACGCGCGGTCGAGGCCGGCTACCGATACATCGAGACCGATGTACACGCCACGGTGGACGGAAAACTCGTCGCCTTCCACGACGCGACGCTGGACCGCGTGACCGACGGGGCGGGCCGGATAGCGGACCTCCCCTGGGGCGACGTACGGCACGCGCGCGTGGCGGGTGCCGAACCGGTCCCCCTCTTCGAGGAGCTGCTGGAGACGTTCCCCGACGTCCGCTGGAACGTCGACATCAAGGCGGAGCCCGCACTGCACCCCCTGCTCGACCTGATCCGCCGCACCGGCTCCTGGGACCGCGTCTGCGTCGGTTCCTTCTCCGAGGCGCGGGTCGCCCACGCACAGCGCCTGGCCGGTCCGCGCTTGGCGACCTCGTACGGCACCCGGGGCGTCCTCGGACTGCGGCTGCGGTCGTGGGGCATCCCGGCCCCGCTGCGCCCCTCGGCGGTCTGCGCCCAGGTGCCGGAGTCCCAGTCGGGCATCCCCGTGGTCGATCACCGATTCGTGCGTGCCGCCCACGCGCGCGGGCTGCAGGTCCACGTCTGGACGGTCAACGATTCCGCCCGGATGCACCGGCTCCTGGACCTGGGGGTCGATGGCATCATGACCGATCACATCGAGACGCTGCGCGGGGTCCTGGAGGACCGCGGCACCTGGGTCTGA